Part of the Falco peregrinus isolate bFalPer1 chromosome 15, bFalPer1.pri, whole genome shotgun sequence genome, GGCAGGTGTCCGGCAGCTGCTCCACGACGGGCAGCGTCTCGTCCCGTGGCTCCACCAGCTCGCGCGGCCACGGCTCAGGGCGCAGCCGGACACCAGGGGACCGCGGTGAAGGGACCGGCCATCGCCGCCGCCCGGGTCCCCCATTTCCCTGCCCGTTGCAGGAGAAACGATAAAGCAGAGGACGAGCTGGTGGCAGGGTTGGGGACACGgggatggggacatgggggggaTGGGAGggatgctttttaatttctgagtgGCACCAAATAGGGttgcacagagccagcagcccGTGGGCAGCAGCGTGAGGGGGGAACAAGGATGCTCGTGGTGGGACAAGGACAGTCACCTTGGGGGGGACAAAGATGCTCAGGAGGGGTGAGGAGCCTGGAGACAAGGACAATTGGGAGAGACGAGGATGCTTGAAGGAGGATGAGGATGCTTGTGGAGACCAGGGACAGTCGCGACAGATGAGGATGCTGGGGAGGGATgaggaggatgctcagggaAGGACAAGGATCCTGGGGACAAGGACATTTGGGAGGGATGAGGATGCTGGGGAGGGACAAGGACAGtcactggggagggggaaggatgCTGGGGAGGCATGAGGAGGGTGCTTAGGCAGGACAGGGACCCTGGGACAAGGACAATTGGGAGGGCCAAGGACACTGGGGAGGACCAAGGGTGGCCTGGAGGGATGAGGATGCTTGGAAGGGATGACATTTGTGGGGACAAGCATACATGGGAGGGACAAGGACACTGCAGAGGGATGAGGATGTGGGGGAGGGACAAGGAAGGTTGGGGGGGATGAGGACACTGCAGAAGGATGAGGATGCCCAGGGGCTGAGGATCACTGCAGGGAAGAGGACACTTGGGAAAGACAAGGTTACTTGGGAGGGACAAGGACAGTAGGGAGGGATGAGGAGGATGGTCACAGGGGGATGAGGATGGTAGGGAGGGACGAGGAGACTGGGGGGGTGAGGACAGTTGAGGAAGGATAAGGATACTCAGGAGGGATGAGAATGATTAGGAGGAATAAGGACACTCGGAAAGGGCACAAGGTTGTTCAGGAGGGACAAGGTGGCTTAGGAGGGATGAGGACAGCTGGGAGGGCCAGGGGTGGTTGAGGTGGGACAGGGATGCTGAGGAAGGATGAGGACAGTCAGGAGGAATGAGAACAGTCAGCGGGGATGAGGACGGTCAAGGGGACAATGACCCTGGGGAAGGACAGGGACACTTGGAATGGACAACAGTGTTTGGGTTGGACAAGGATGGCTGGGGGGACGAGgatgctggggaagaaggacgctgggaagggatggggagaCTTGGGGAGgacaaggaagctggagaaggagggaCACCCGCCCATCTTGGTGCCACCTACCCTTTGTGGGTGGCTTTTGCTAGCAAAGAGCCCCTTTTTGGGGAACCGCTTAATAAAGCTGGATTTTAGCCGAGCCAAGGGGACTCTGGCTTTGCTGTGTCCTACACCCTGGGGACCGCCACGCTTCTGTCCCTCCTGTCCCTGGCTCGCCACTTGCCCTGGCCCAGGGGCTGCCACTCTCAGACCTGTGGCcacctggaaagaaaagcacatttttcagcACCACACAACAGATGACACCCTGCACCGCCCCCGGTGCCCATCACCCCAGTGTCAGGGCACCTCTCACCATGCTGTGGGATGCCCATGGCCGCCTCTGTCCTCACTCTCCGTGGGACCCCTAGCACTGTCCCCCAGTCCCAGGGGGGGATGGGGACCCCAGGTGAGAAGACCCCCTCCaagggtgatggtggtggtgagggacctgctggggagaaggcaggagatGGTGGCATCACTGTGGTGTCATGATGGGGCCACCTTCCCCAAGGAGGTGATGATACTCGGGGTCAGAGGGGGGGTCTGGGGACCCTTCGCTCACCCCCGTAGGCTCCATCGGTGTCCTCGAGGCCAAAGCAGAGGCCATCAACGGCCACAGCCAGCGCCCGGGCGAAGCTGGCGTCCAGGAGGAAGGAGCCATCGCAGGAGCTCACTAAGCTGCAGCGGGCGCTGGCGAAGTTGTCCTCTGAGACAGACCCCCAGCCGTTCAGCAAGGACCCCTCTGGCGAGCCCCGTGTTGctggctgctcttcctcctcctcctcctcctcctcccccagctcaGAGGCTGGTGGCCCATAGATATAGCCATATGTGTGCAGTGGCGAGAAGGACCGTGATGTCGttggtgctggggggctgtgggggacACGGCAAGGACACTGCTGGCACCGGGGGATGCTACCACCATGGAGGTGTCCCAGGGGAACAGGGCATACCTGGGGCAGGTGGTGTTCTGGTCCATCTCCAGATCCTCAGCCACCCGCTGCTGCGTGAGGACCCCATCACTGAATGCTGGCGAGAGGCGCCCGGGAAGCGGGGATGTGTCCCTTGGGTGCTTGGTGGCTGGGGACATGTCCTTGAGGTACCTGGTGGCCAGAAACATGTTCCTTAGGTGCCTGGTCACCAGTGATGGGTCCCTGAGGTGCCTGGTGTCTAGGAACATGTCCTTCTGGGTGACCAGGGGCATGTCCTTGAGGTACCTGTTGCCCAAGAACATGTCCCTCTGGTGACCAGTGACTGGGGACATATCTTCAGAGTGCCTGGTGCCTGGAGATGTGTCCCTTGGGTGCCTGGTGGCTGGAGGTGTGTCCTTGGGATGCCTCATGTCCGGTGATGTGTCCTCAGGATACCTGGTGATAAGGAACATATCTCTTGGGTGCCTGGTCACTGGTGATTGGTTCCTGGGGCACCTGGTGGCCTGGGACACATCCTTGTGGTACCTGCTGACCAGGGACATGTCCCTGGGGTACCTGCTGCCCAAGAATGTGTCCTTGCGGTGACCAGGGATTGGAGACATCTCCTCAGGGTTCCTGGTGCCAGGAGATGTGTCCCTTGGGTGCCTGGTGGTGGGGGATGTGTCCTTGGGATGCCTGGTGACTGGTGACATGTCCTTTGGGTGTCTGGTGGCCAGAAATGTGTCCCTTGGGTGCCTGGTCACTGGTGATGCGTCCCTGGAGTACCTGGTGGATGGGGACATGTCCTTGGGGTATCTGGTGCCCAAGAACTTGTTCCTGCAGTGCCCGGGGACTGGGGACATCTCCTCAGGGTGCCTGGTGCCTGGGGATGTGTCCCTGGGGGGGGCAGTGGCTGAAAATTTATCCATGGGATGCCTGGTGACTGGTGACATGTCTCCGGGGTACCTGCTGGACAGGAACACGTCCCTTGGGTGCCTGGTCACCAGTGATAGGTCCCTGGGGTGCCTGGTGGCCAGAGACACGTCCTTGCAGTACCTGGTGGCCAGGAACTTGTCCCTCTGGTGCCCAGTGGCTGGGGACttctccctggggagcctggtGACTGGAGAGGTGTTCCCACTGGCTGGGGACGTGTCATCAGGGTGCCTGGTGGCTGGTGACATGTCCCTCTGGCACTTGGTCACTGGTGATGCATCCCTAGATTGCCTGGTGACCACAGACATGTCCCTGGGGCAGCTGGTGACCAGGGATGTGTCCTCAGGGTGCTTGGTGGCCAAGGCTGTGTCGCTTTGGTGCCTGGTGGCTGGTGATGGGTCCTTGGAGTGCCTGGTGGCCTGTGACATGTCCCTGGGATGCCTGGTGACTGGTGACGCATCCCTGGGGCTCTCAGTGACCGGGGATGTGTCCCTGGGGTGCTGAGAGGCTGGAGACATGTCCCTGGGGATCCCAGTGACTGGGAACATGTCCTTGGGGCGCCTGGTGACCGGGGATATGTCCCTGGGGCACACAGTGGCTGGGGACCTGCAGGTGCAAGGGACACGGTGGCTTTTGCATCACAGGGTTGGGGTGCAGGGCACACATCCGTGTCCCCAGAGTGGGGACACCCAGACTCACCGGGTCACTGGTGGGTGCCAGGCATGGGGTGGTCTTGGGGGTGTCGCTGGTGATCTGGTGACACTGGAGGCCAGAGAGGCACTGCCCCGTCGCGGCTTTGGGGAGCTGAAgactggcagctgctgccggTCCCCTCCAGCCATCATGACAGTGGCAGTGTCACCATCATGTCCCCTTTGCTGAGGccacccagctgccagcccaaAATCCGTCCCCCACTCGCCTCCACTTCCAGTGACAGGGATGTGGCCAGGGCCACCCGTGAGCAGCGGGGTGCTGTGCACTTGATGCAGCTCTGCGCAGGGGAGGGTGGACACAGCACCATGAGCCACCTCCCTGgtgtcccctgtgtccccccatGTCTCCCCCGTACCCACCTCTCTTGCAGATGTGCTCCCAGGGTGCTGGGTTCGGGGTGCTGGGTGAGGTGCACACTCCGGGGTGCCCCCCACCACAGCATCCCGTGTCCCCAGGGGGCAGTGGGTGCCCCCCACGGAGGGTGCTGCGTGTGGGGGGCGTGGGAGGGCTGAGGCTTGGTGGCTCCAAGGACAGGGCTGGAAGGGTGAGAGAGGTCaaggcacccatgggtgctaaGCTGGGTGTCCCTTGTCCCCTCTATTCTTCTCTCGGTCCCCAGGTCCCTGCTACCTGCAAAGAGGCAATGGGGGGCACCCAGGGTGGGGGTCCCATGGCACCAGGGCATCCCAGGCATAGGGTGGGAGTATGGGGTACCTTTTGCTGATCCCACAGCACTCTGTGAGGGTCTTACGCACTGGATGGGGGTCCCATGGTGTCATATGTGGGTCTCATTGGGATGGGTGGGGGTCCCATGGCACTGGGTGGGGATCCCACAGCATCACGTGAAGGTCTTATTGGGATGGGTGGGGGTCCCATGGCACTGGGTAGGGT contains:
- the ROBO4 gene encoding LOW QUALITY PROTEIN: roundabout homolog 4 (The sequence of the model RefSeq protein was modified relative to this genomic sequence to represent the inferred CDS: deleted 1 base in 1 codon) — its product is MAGSWTLALGLGLCLAALRRGGCHPPGVATAPQTTAVLRDNFRLQPGDLVATVGQSLELDCVPPSGHPEPHVTWKKDGVTLDLAGDRYVVTNGKLRVAPARRSDSGVYICVASNAAGKRESRGAHVSVLEKPTIVRHPSDAMAVAGSTVELGCSAQGDPVPRVQWHKEHGDLPWGRHEVDVEHTLRLYAVTPADAGTYVCTAQSQLGTAAATTLLRVEDRLPTGRREAAPWDLLAVRLHLDNGTALLTAAVRLRWRMLVPAPVPVGYMVLYRCLLPASSSWIQHDAGRELSAIIPALRRGYKYEFKVRPYIGGTQGLDSNSRHLWIPEEVPSAAPQHVTLGQAETGNGTVVVSWEPPPPEAHNGIIQGYKVWSMGEGWQHPMNRTVDGGTHYLETLLPSPGAEFCVQVAAFNSAGLGVPSNATCSILGLTAGSTRVARVMRQPVVIAAAGSLLWLALLALLLLLCQRRARQDAAARRRLVAGDSPWLSGPWKPGCAPQNLSSSSSLSSRLLGSDGRDPHPSTLSLEPPSLSPPTPPTRSTLRGGHPLPPGDTGCCGGGHPGVCTSPSTPNPAPWEHICKRELHQVHSTPLLTGGPGHIPVTGSGGEWGTDFGLAAGWPQQRGHDGDTATVMMAGGDRQQLPVFSSPKPRRGSASLASSVTRSPATPPRPPHAWHPPVTRSPATVCPRDISPVTRRPKDMFPVTGIPRDMSPASQHPRDTSPVTESPRDASPVTRHPRDMSQATRHSKDPSPATRHQSDTALATKHPEDTSLVTSCPRDMSVVTRQSRDASPVTKCQRDMSPATRHPDDTSPASGNTSPVTRLPREKSPATGHQRDKFLATRYCKDVSLATRHPRDLSLVTRHPRDVFLSSRYPGDMSPVTRHPMDKFSATAPPRDTSPGTRHPEEMSPVPGHCRNKFLGTRYPKDMSPSTRYSRDASPVTRHPRDTFLATRHPKDMSPVTRHPKDTSPTTRHPRDTSPGTRNPEEMSPIPGHRKDTFLGSRYPRDMSLVSRYHKDVSQATRCPRNQSPVTRHPRDMFLITRYPEDTSPDMRHPKDTPPATRHPRDTSPGTRHSEDMSPVTGHQRDMFLGNRYLKDMSPATKHPRDTSPLPGRLSPAFSDGVLTQQRVAEDLEMDQNTTCPSPPAPTTSRSFSPLHTYGYIYGPPASELGEEEEEEEEEQPATRGSPEGSLLNGWGSVSEDNFASARCSLVSSCDGSFLLDASFARALAVAVDGLCFGLEDTDGAYGGPSPPPSPLEGVFSPGVPIPPWDWGTVLGVPRRVRTEAAMGIPQHGGHRSESGSPWARASGEPGTGGTEAWRSPGCRTQQSQSPLGSAKIQLY